A window from Triticum aestivum cultivar Chinese Spring chromosome 6D, IWGSC CS RefSeq v2.1, whole genome shotgun sequence encodes these proteins:
- the LOC123140923 gene encoding AT-hook motif nuclear-localized protein 20 has protein sequence MANRWWDEGRLTEAPAAASGLAGDQNRQQLEDAMAAPKADGESSHSGGGSGQDDEPEPKEGAVVVPANRRPRGRPAGSKNKPKPPIFVTRDSPNALRSHVMEVASGADVAEAIAHFSRRRQRGVCVLSGAGAVADVALRQPAAPGAVVALRGRFEILSLSGTFLPGPSPPGSTGLTVYLAGGQGQVVGGSVVGALTAAGPVMVIASTFANATYERLPLDDAEEDHQLEAARMHGAPGGGVPQMMAGDPSAAGMPVYGVPPNLMPGGGGHAAPEWTAHARPPY, from the coding sequence ATGGCCAACAGGTGGTGGGACGAAGGGCGGCTGACGGAGGCGCCAGCAGCTGCATCGGGCCTCGCCGGCGACCAGAACCGGCAGCAGCTGGAGGACGCCATGGCGGCGCCCAAGGCGGACGGGGAGAGCAGCCACAGCGGCGGAGGGAGCGGGCAGGACGACGAGCCCGAGCCCAAGGAGGGCGCGGTGGTGGTGCCGGCGAaccgccgcccgcgcggccggcCGGCGGGGTCCAAGAACAAGCCCAAGCCGCCCATCTTCGTCACGCGGGACAGCCCCAACGCGCTGCGCAGCCACGTCATGGAGGTGGCCAGCGGCGCCGACGTCGCCGAGGCCATCGCGCACTTCTCCCGCCGCCGGCAGCGCGGCGTCTGCGTGCTCAGCGGCGCCGGCGCCGTCGCCGACGTCGCCCTGCGCCAGCCCGCCGCGCCCGGGGCCGTCGTCGCGCTCCGCGGCCGCTTCGAGATACTCTCCCTCTCCGGCACCTTCCTCCCCGGGCCCTCGCCGCCGGGGTCCACCGGGCTCACCGTGTACCTCGCCGGCGGGCAGGGGCAGGTGGTCGGGGGCAGCGTCGTCGGCGCGCTCACCGCCGCCGGGCCCGTCATGGTGATCGCGTCCACCTTCGCCAACGCCACCTACGAGCGGCTGCCGCTGGACGACGCCGAGGAGGATCACCAGCTGGAGGCCGCCCGCATGCACGGAGCCCCCGGCGGTGGTGTCCCTCAGATGATGGCCGGCGACCCCTCTGCGGCGGGGATGCCGGTGTACGGCGTGCCGCCGAACCTGATGCCGGGAGGCGGTGGGCATGCAGCGCCGGAATGGACGGCGCATGCACGGCCGCCCTACTAG